Below is a genomic region from Verrucomicrobiota bacterium.
GTGAAAACGCTGCGCGAACTTCAGGGGTTGGCAACAGAGGGCCTTCCACTGCGCCAGGGCACGTTCGCTGGAGATCGAGTGCGATTGAAAGTGTCGGTCAGCGACTCCGATCGTCTTCCCCTCTCCCGGCGAGGAACGAGCGGGGAGAGTTGGAGAGAGCGGTTTCTTGGAAACATGAGGAGTGATCCAACGCGCCTCCTCACCTCAACCCTCTCCTCCCTTCGGGAAGAGAGGGAGAAGACTTCGGCGCCCACGTGGCGGCGCCGTCAATACTTCAACTCGTTGTATTCGCCGCGCCGGGCTTGCGGGCCGGCCGAGTGTCGGGTTCCGTCCGGCAGGACGATCCAGACAGAATCAAAATCCATTTGCTTCAAACAAATCGAGCCAGCCGTCGCGGTCGAAATCCAGAAACGCCGCGCTGCTGCTCCACAACCAAGACTCCTCCACGCCGCTGGCCTCGGTGTGATTGGCAAAGGTGCCGTCCTTGCGATTCAGCCACCAGGTGTTCGATCCGTAATTGGTCACGTAGAAATCGGAGCCGAGAAATTTTCGCGCGAGAAAGAGGGATTCGCGACATGCGCGTTCCTTCATAGATTCCGGAGAGTCGGGAGCAACCTTTTATGAGCGCGTTATGGGAAGCTTCCTTGGTTTTAGAACCATGATCGCCCATGAACCTGAGACCGGGCGGACCGCAGCCTTTAGGCGCCTTTAGGCTGCTTCCGCGCACTCTCCGCAGTCGAGCGTCGAAGCGGCCTAAAGGCCACGGTCCGGGAGACGGGTTCATGGGAAGCGTGAAACCTGGGCGGACGGCAGAGGCGCGGGGCTTTTCAAACCTGGCTCTGGTGTGGACAGGCAAGTTCACGGTTTTGGATATCGGGAATCGGGAACAGTTTTTCTCTCGAACTGGAACTGAATCCAACTTACACTCCCGCTCATCGAAACTCGACCCCTATGCACCTGCCTCGTAAATCCATTCCGATTCCCTCCCGGCCTTTTGCGGCGCGGTTGCGGCCCGCTTTTACGCTGATTGAATTGCTGGTCGTGATCGCGATCATCGCCATTTTGGCGGCGATGTTGTTGCCGGCTTTGGCGGCAGCCAAGGAACGCGCCCGGCGCTCCAAATGCAGCAACAACCTCCGGCAGGTCGGACTGGCGGTGCAAATGTATGCCGACGACAACAACGACAACATTCCCCAACATCCCCCGGAAGGCGCCTGGTTGTGGGACGTGCATCGTTTGACCGTGGAAGCGTTGATTTCCTCGGGCGCGGGGCGGGAGACTTTTTACTGTCCAGGCTTCATGCCCTCGGTGGATTCCAAAGACCTGTGGTGGTATGGCGGCAATGCCGCCAACGTCACGGCCACCAAAAGGATCATTGGCTACTCCTGGTTGGGAAAGCGCCTCAACGCCTCCTCGATGGACACCCGGATCCACGCCGGGGGCAAGGAATTCCGGACCAAAGTCAGCACTTCCACCAATGTCGTCGAAAGCGAGTTAATCGCCGACGCGGTCTTGTGCGTGGGCAGCCCGCCGGACTTCATGAACATTCCCAGCGGCATTCATCCGAGCGGGAAACATCGGAATCCGCATCTTGTCAGCAAACGCGCGGCCGGCGGCAATATCCTCTTTCTGGACGGCCACGTCGCCTGGCGCAAGCTCATCGAGATGAAGGAACGCTACAACACCGACGACCGCAACGTGCGGTTCTGGTTTTAGGCGCAATCCGGCGCATCCACAAGTTGGCCGTGGCCGTAGCGCAGATTGCCAATCTGCTG
It encodes:
- a CDS encoding VCBS repeat-containing protein → MKERACRESLFLARKFLGSDFYVTNYGSNTWWLNRKDGTFANHTEASGVEESWLWSSSAAFLDFDRDGWLDLFEANGF
- a CDS encoding DUF1559 domain-containing protein, giving the protein MHLPRKSIPIPSRPFAARLRPAFTLIELLVVIAIIAILAAMLLPALAAAKERARRSKCSNNLRQVGLAVQMYADDNNDNIPQHPPEGAWLWDVHRLTVEALISSGAGRETFYCPGFMPSVDSKDLWWYGGNAANVTATKRIIGYSWLGKRLNASSMDTRIHAGGKEFRTKVSTSTNVVESELIADAVLCVGSPPDFMNIPSGIHPSGKHRNPHLVSKRAAGGNILFLDGHVAWRKLIEMKERYNTDDRNVRFWF